A part of Helicobacter himalayensis genomic DNA contains:
- the mog gene encoding molybdopterin adenylyltransferase encodes MQNIKIGILVSSDRASRGEYEDISGKAIQEVLGEFILNPCEFIYEVVSDDFTPLQESMKRMCDELHCDLLVTTGGTGPAPRDIIPEVTESLCEKMLPGFGELMRQVSLKYVPTAILSRQSAGTRGKTLILNLPGKPKSIRECLEAVFPAIPYCVDLIGGAYIEANTQNINIFRPKV; translated from the coding sequence ATGCAAAATATAAAAATTGGGATTTTGGTTTCATCAGATAGAGCTTCAAGGGGCGAGTATGAGGACATTTCAGGCAAGGCGATACAAGAAGTTTTGGGAGAATTTATTTTGAATCCTTGCGAGTTTATCTATGAGGTGGTGAGTGATGATTTCACGCCATTGCAAGAATCTATGAAGCGAATGTGTGATGAATTGCATTGCGATTTGCTTGTTACCACAGGTGGCACGGGACCTGCACCGCGCGATATTATCCCAGAGGTTACGGAGAGTTTGTGTGAGAAAATGCTTCCGGGATTTGGCGAGCTTATGCGTCAAGTGAGCCTTAAATATGTCCCAACTGCTATCCTTTCGCGTCAAAGTGCAGGCACAAGAGGAAAGACGCTCATTCTCAACCTTCCGGGCAAGCCAAAAAGCATTAGGGAGTGCTTAGAAGCAGTGTTTCCGGCGATCCCATATTGTGTTGATTTAATCGGCGGGGCGTATATTGAAGCAAATACGCAAAACATAAACATCTTTCGCCCAAAAGTTTAG
- a CDS encoding molybdopterin-guanine dinucleotide biosynthesis protein B: protein MPKVICFSGKSNSGKTTLICKLCVLCEAQGKRVGVIKHDPKDKAEFDTLGKEKNKDSFKFFNASSGVAVISPFKSTILTHCKNPQSNQAKNTEYVSKSDTFTPLSVYEKQSFAKVLEFFSDCDYIFVEGLKELPYKRIVVAREEIDEAYIPYASAFALPDSLAKSDRRAILGALKTLDLNNPQEILDFINTLDS, encoded by the coding sequence ATGCCAAAAGTTATTTGCTTCAGCGGGAAAAGCAATAGTGGAAAAACAACGCTTATTTGCAAGCTTTGTGTGCTGTGTGAGGCGCAAGGCAAACGTGTAGGCGTTATCAAACACGACCCAAAAGACAAGGCAGAATTTGACACTTTAGGCAAAGAAAAAAACAAAGATAGTTTTAAATTTTTTAATGCAAGTAGCGGTGTGGCAGTAATCTCACCTTTTAAAAGCACGATTTTAACCCATTGCAAGAATCCACAATCCAATCAAGCAAAAAACACCGAGTATGTATCTAAAAGCGACACTTTCACGCCATTAAGCGTGTATGAAAAGCAATCTTTTGCAAAGGTGCTAGAATTTTTTAGCGATTGTGATTATATCTTTGTGGAGGGACTTAAGGAACTACCCTATAAGCGCATAGTGGTGGCACGAGAGGAGATTGATGAGGCTTATATCCCTTATGCGAGCGCATTTGCTCTGCCAGATTCTCTTGCTAAGAGTGATAGGCGTGCAATTTTAGGAGCTTTAAAAACGTTAGATTTAAACAATCCACAGGAGATTTTGGACTTCATCAACACCTTAGATTCTTAA
- a CDS encoding molybdopterin synthase catalytic subunit, with protein sequence MRRNLEIFNGALPTKEIYSRWEERARAENNGALCVFVGIVREEAISTESKDTKPQNIEALSFDIYTPLLQKWFESWQERARAVGAQILMAHSLGDVPKGASSYMCAVISPKRRAALSLYEDFIEDFKANAPIWKYDVINGKRIFALSRSTPIQGSGVLK encoded by the coding sequence ATGCGGAGAAATTTAGAGATTTTTAATGGTGCTTTGCCAACAAAGGAAATTTATTCGCGTTGGGAAGAAAGAGCAAGAGCGGAAAATAATGGCGCGCTGTGCGTATTTGTGGGGATTGTGAGAGAAGAAGCAATAAGCACAGAATCTAAAGATACAAAACCACAAAACATAGAAGCACTAAGCTTTGATATTTACACCCCGCTTTTGCAAAAATGGTTTGAATCTTGGCAGGAGCGCGCGCGTGCAGTTGGCGCGCAGATTCTTATGGCGCATTCTCTAGGCGATGTGCCAAAAGGCGCAAGCTCTTATATGTGTGCGGTGATTTCACCAAAGCGCAGAGCCGCACTAAGCCTATATGAGGACTTTATCGAGGATTTTAAGGCAAATGCGCCTATTTGGAAATATGATGTGATAAACGGAAAAAGAATCTTTGCGCTTTCGCGTAGCACGCCGATACAAGGCAGTGGAGTGCTAAAATAA
- a CDS encoding protein-L-isoaspartate(D-aspartate) O-methyltransferase, translating to MSYLLGKMIAEIKKYILLSPKVESALASVDRAEFVPSSWKLNAYSLDALPMSNSQWISSPLTVAIMTEALLSEGGESVLEIGCGSGYQAMVLSRLFDRVFSIERIEKLLVDAKRRFHKLSAHNVFAKLGDGQEGWSEFAPFDAILFSACAREIPQSLINQLKEGGVLLAPMLQDEKTNAQAICRFVKVGDSLSAPVVVTQCSFVNIHNGVVRGTQLEHIF from the coding sequence ATGTCTTATTTGCTTGGCAAAATGATAGCTGAAATCAAAAAGTACATCCTCCTTTCCCCAAAGGTGGAATCCGCGCTTGCTAGCGTGGATAGAGCGGAATTTGTCCCGAGCAGTTGGAAGCTCAATGCTTATAGTTTGGACGCATTGCCAATGAGCAATTCCCAATGGATTAGCTCACCGCTAACGGTTGCGATTATGACGGAGGCGCTTTTGTCCGAAGGCGGAGAAAGCGTGCTTGAAATAGGTTGTGGCAGTGGCTATCAAGCAATGGTTCTTTCAAGGCTTTTTGATCGTGTTTTTAGCATCGAACGGATAGAAAAGCTCCTTGTGGATGCAAAGCGCAGATTCCATAAATTAAGCGCACACAATGTTTTCGCAAAGCTTGGCGATGGGCAAGAGGGTTGGAGCGAGTTTGCACCCTTTGATGCGATACTTTTCAGCGCGTGCGCGAGGGAAATCCCACAAAGCTTGATAAATCAACTTAAAGAAGGTGGCGTGTTGCTCGCGCCGATGTTGCAAGATGAAAAGACAAACGCACAGGCAATTTGTCGCTTTGTGAAAGTTGGGGATTCTTTAAGTGCGCCGGTAGTGGTGACGCAATGCTCATTTGTCAATATCCATAATGGCGTGGTGCGTGGTACACAGCTTGAGCATATATTTTGA
- a CDS encoding carbon-nitrogen hydrolase family protein translates to MISKKLYSLQVKIGLDFEANLKKVCALLEQCQEDSIVCTPEVVFSGFAYQKMAEAVEFSKIATESLLEFSKSRTIITTMIEQKRNQYFNNLKVFHKGEVIHSQAKHKLFMLGEEHLHFGAGRLEDIVPFYIDSLKCAAINCFELRFIDLWKRAQGADIIFVPAIWGKARKEQFESLCKALAIINQAFVVASDGANDTMAKGSAIITPYGVVYKNDKKEIISAQVDLSEITKMRKYIQTDLKA, encoded by the coding sequence ATGATTTCTAAAAAATTGTATTCTTTGCAAGTCAAAATAGGGCTAGATTTTGAAGCAAATCTCAAAAAAGTTTGCGCACTTTTAGAGCAGTGCCAAGAGGATTCTATTGTTTGCACGCCGGAAGTGGTTTTTAGTGGATTTGCGTATCAAAAAATGGCAGAAGCAGTAGAGTTTTCAAAAATTGCCACAGAATCTTTACTCGAGTTTAGTAAGTCTCGCACGATTATTACCACGATGATAGAGCAAAAGCGCAATCAGTATTTTAATAATCTCAAGGTCTTTCATAAAGGCGAGGTAATCCACAGCCAAGCCAAACATAAGCTTTTTATGTTGGGTGAAGAGCATTTGCATTTTGGCGCGGGAAGATTAGAAGATATTGTGCCTTTCTATATAGATTCTCTAAAATGTGCCGCGATAAACTGCTTTGAATTGCGTTTTATTGATTTATGGAAGCGCGCGCAGGGCGCGGATATTATCTTTGTGCCAGCCATTTGGGGCAAGGCGCGAAAAGAGCAATTTGAATCGCTTTGTAAGGCTCTAGCTATCATTAATCAAGCCTTTGTCGTAGCAAGCGATGGCGCAAATGACACGATGGCAAAGGGAAGCGCGATTATCACCCCTTATGGCGTGGTGTATAAAAATGACAAGAAAGAAATCATCTCCGCGCAGGTGGATTTGAGTGAAATTACAAAAATGAGAAAATATATCCAAACTGATTTAAAGGCGTGA
- a CDS encoding ribonucleotide-diphosphate reductase subunit beta yields the protein MPEIHRKKIYNPESLESVNERKIFGGNPTSMFDLNKIKYQWAYDLWKTMLANTWFPEEVNMNADTRDYNGGLTPQEKLGYDRALAQLIFMDSLQTNNLIDNVNPYMTSPEINLVLVRQAYEEALHSQSYAVMVESISANTDEIYNMWRVDMQLRHKNDYIANVYEELAKNPTEHNLVKAMFANQILEGIYFYSGFCFFYTLARSGKMLGSAQMIRFIQRDEVTHLYLFQSMINSVRKDRADLFTPALEEEVIEMFRKAVQIESAWGEYITQGQILGLTSEIITQYIQYLADERLSKVRLSKLYNVSHPIKWVDSFASFNDQKTNFFEAKVTNYAKGSVNFDDF from the coding sequence ATGCCAGAAATTCATCGCAAGAAAATTTATAACCCAGAGAGTTTGGAAAGCGTGAATGAGCGCAAAATCTTTGGCGGAAACCCCACAAGTATGTTTGATTTGAATAAAATTAAATATCAGTGGGCGTATGATTTATGGAAAACAATGCTTGCAAACACTTGGTTTCCAGAGGAAGTCAATATGAATGCCGATACTCGCGACTATAACGGCGGACTGACACCACAAGAAAAGCTAGGCTATGACCGCGCGCTTGCGCAGCTTATTTTTATGGATTCTTTGCAGACAAATAATCTCATCGATAATGTCAATCCCTATATGACAAGCCCAGAAATTAACCTCGTGCTTGTGCGTCAAGCCTATGAAGAGGCGTTGCATTCTCAAAGCTATGCGGTGATGGTAGAATCTATCTCTGCAAATACTGATGAAATCTATAATATGTGGCGCGTGGATATGCAGCTGCGTCATAAAAATGACTATATTGCAAATGTCTATGAAGAGCTAGCAAAAAACCCAACCGAGCATAACCTCGTCAAAGCAATGTTTGCCAATCAGATTCTAGAAGGAATTTACTTTTATAGTGGATTTTGCTTTTTCTATACTTTGGCGCGCAGTGGGAAAATGCTAGGAAGTGCGCAGATGATACGTTTTATCCAAAGAGATGAAGTGACGCATTTATATTTGTTTCAAAGTATGATAAATTCTGTGCGTAAGGACAGAGCGGATTTATTTACCCCAGCACTTGAAGAGGAAGTGATTGAAATGTTTAGAAAAGCTGTGCAGATAGAATCTGCGTGGGGAGAGTACATCACGCAAGGGCAGATTCTAGGGCTTACAAGCGAAATTATCACGCAATATATCCAATATCTCGCCGATGAACGCCTTTCAAAAGTGCGCCTGTCAAAGCTTTATAATGTAAGCCACCCGATTAAATGGGTGGATTCTTTTGCAAGCTTTAATGACCAAAAAACAAATTTTTTTGAAGCAAAGGTAACAAACTACGCAAAAGGGAGTGTGAATTTCGATGATTTCTAA
- a CDS encoding DUF6394 family protein produces the protein MNWSRVFFVFFSVLSLTLSVAFLYEMSVIILFLSTSVNFLCATLRIGVKSALSEEILATLLVAILQLIAAFVVLQVFDDLHLSYALTLGAVVANAFGLVLLVIESIKDSQEDLI, from the coding sequence ATGAATTGGAGTAGAGTATTTTTTGTTTTTTTTAGCGTGCTTAGTCTTACTTTGAGTGTAGCATTTTTGTATGAAATGAGCGTGATTATTTTGTTTTTAAGCACTTCTGTGAATTTTTTATGCGCGACTTTGCGTATTGGTGTGAAAAGCGCGCTTTCAGAAGAAATCTTAGCTACTTTATTGGTAGCGATTTTGCAGCTTATAGCGGCATTTGTTGTTTTACAAGTTTTTGATGACTTGCATCTTTCTTACGCGCTCACACTTGGTGCTGTGGTGGCAAATGCTTTTGGTTTGGTGCTTTTGGTGATTGAAAGCATTAAAGATTCTCAAGAAGATTTGATTTAA
- the secF gene encoding protein translocase subunit SecF, translated as MELFKQTKIYDFVKYSTYGLIVSTILCVAGIVLIVVKDFKLGIDFAGGNIVQIQYTNAEKAPLAQIREILSQDSRFSGFQVSEFGAPNEALLKLPVLDEASQNNVDKVVNEVLAPSGEFEIRRSNSIGSKVGDEFKKKGIISIVLALCAMMVYISFRYEWRFSLAGIMGLTHDVVMVSALVIITDLDFSLEVLAALLTLIGYSINGTIIIFDRIREQMLSRRMKDMRYVINEAVSATLSRTLLTSLTVFLVLLTLFIFGGEIIKGFSLPMLVGVVIAAYSSMFVAPRLAIVFGFSLEEYYKKEQKKRKKIEEKKRLRAMYENGRV; from the coding sequence ATGGAACTTTTTAAGCAAACAAAAATATATGATTTTGTCAAATACAGCACTTATGGGCTTATTGTCTCTACAATTTTATGCGTGGCGGGAATCGTGCTTATTGTGGTGAAGGACTTTAAGCTGGGGATTGATTTTGCGGGTGGCAATATTGTGCAGATTCAATACACTAACGCGGAAAAAGCCCCTTTAGCCCAGATTAGAGAGATACTTTCGCAAGATTCTCGTTTTAGCGGGTTTCAAGTAAGTGAGTTTGGCGCACCAAATGAAGCCCTTTTAAAATTACCTGTGCTTGATGAAGCAAGTCAAAATAATGTCGATAAAGTTGTAAATGAGGTTTTAGCACCTAGCGGGGAGTTTGAAATCCGCAGGAGCAATTCTATTGGCTCAAAAGTGGGCGATGAGTTTAAGAAAAAAGGCATTATCTCTATCGTGCTAGCGCTTTGCGCGATGATGGTTTATATTTCATTCCGCTATGAGTGGCGCTTTTCACTCGCTGGGATTATGGGACTTACGCACGATGTGGTGATGGTTTCAGCACTTGTGATTATCACGGATTTAGACTTTAGCCTAGAGGTGCTAGCTGCACTTCTTACGCTCATTGGCTATTCGATTAATGGCACGATTATTATTTTCGACAGAATTAGAGAGCAGATGCTCTCACGCAGAATGAAGGATATGCGCTATGTGATTAATGAAGCAGTCTCTGCCACACTTTCACGCACGCTTTTAACCTCGCTTACCGTGTTTTTGGTGCTTTTGACATTGTTTATATTTGGTGGAGAGATTATCAAAGGATTCTCACTTCCTATGCTTGTAGGTGTTGTGATTGCAGCGTATAGTTCGATGTTTGTCGCACCTCGCTTGGCGATTGTGTTTGGTTTTAGTTTAGAAGAATATTACAAAAAAGAGCAGAAAAAACGCAAAAAGATAGAGGAGAAAAAGCGATTAAGGGCAATGTATGAAAATGGGCGCGTGTAG